TGGCCAACGGTAGCCTTTCCTCCCATGGCCCGTCCCATCCAGTTCAGCGTGCGATCAGATGACGTCAAGCCGGAGAAGCTCTACCGCCTCCTCGTCGACGAGGAGTACCTGACGGGCAGGCTGCGCAGGCTCGGTGGGGCCGACGCGCAGCTGGTCTCCCGGACCGCCGACGACGAGACGGCGACCGTGGTGCTGCGGCACGGGATCTCCGAGGGCGATCTGCCCAGCGCCGTGCGGGCCCTGGCTCCGAACGGCATCATCATCGACCGCACCGAGACGTGGACCCGGGTGGGCGACCAGCGGTACGAGGGCGTGGTGATCGCCCAGATGCAGGGCGCCAAGGTCCGGATCGAGGGCCGGATGCTCATCGAGGAGCACGGCATCGGCGCGCAGATGTTGGGCACCGGCACGGTGACCGCCAAGATCCCGTTGATGGGCGGGATGGTCGAAGGCCTGGTCGCCGAGCAGGTCGGCAAGCTACTCGACGCCGAATCGCGATTCACGCTGGACGTGATCGCGGGCAGGCCGACGGACTGACGACGATGGCCAAGCGGGCGCCCCGGCTGGCGGCCGGCCGCGCGCGAACGCTCGGCCTGCCGACCAGGGGCACGACCAATCCCAACCGGTTGCGCCGGGTGGATCGCTGGATGACCGGGACGCCTGCGGTGCTGCGGGCCCTGCGCGCCCCGGCCGACCCGCTGCTGATCGACCTCGGCTACGGCTCCTCGCCGGTCACCACGTTGGAGATGGCTCGCAGACTCGGCACCGAGGTCGACGACCTGCGGGTGCTCGGCCTGGAGATCGACCAGGAACGGGTGGCGGCGGCCCAGCCGATGGCCGAGCCGCCCACGCTGGAGTTCGCCAGGGGCGGTTTCGAGTTGGCGGGCCGCAGGCCCAACGTGGTGCGGGCGTTCAACGTGCTGCGGCAGTACTCCGAGAGCGATGCCGCGGCGGCCTGGCAAACCCTGCTGGACAGGCTCGCGCCGGGCGGGCTGCTCATCGAGGGGACCTGCGACGAGATCGGCAGGCGGTGCTGTTGGGTCCTGCTCACCGAGGCCGGACCGTCGACCTTCACGCTGGCCTGCCGTCCCGCCGACATCGAGACTCCCGCCGATCTGGCCGAGCGGCTGCCCAAGTCGTTGATCCATCGCAATGTGCCGGGCGAGCGGGTCCACGCGCTCTTCGTGGATCTCGACGCGTGTTGGGCCAATGCCGCGCCGATCAGCCCGTTCGGGCCGCGCGCCCGCTGGGTGGAGACGGTGCGGCTACTCGTCGAACGCGGTTGGCCGGTGCTGGACAACCGACGACGCTGGCGATTGGGCGAGGTCACCCTGGACTGGTCCTGCGTGGCGCCCGCGTCCTGATCGCTGGCGGTACACCGTGATCGCCTGCCTCAGACTCCCTGTTGCGAGGTGGAGCCACGCGCGCTACCTCCCAGGCACGGTGAGGGATGCCGCGGGGCAATCCGCCGGGCGCTGAGCACCGCGTCGGGCTACGGGTCCGGCGGGGCCAGCAGGCTCGACCGCCAGCCCCGCCTGAACGTCGGCCGTTCGACCCCGCAGACCGAGCATGCGCCACCGATCAGGAGAGCAGCGCAGGCGCCAACTCTCGCCACTGGTCGACGTCGATCGCCATCGGATCGTCCCCGAGTGCCTGGATGCAGACGTGGTCGGCGCCCGCGTCCAGGTGGGCCTGCACTCGCCGTCGAATGGTCTCCGCATCGCCGCCCACGACCACTGCGTCCACCAGCCGATCGCTGCCGCCGTCGGCGAGGTCTTCTTCGGTGAAGCCCAGCCTGAGCCAGTTGGTCGGGTAGGCGGACCGCGCAAGATAGCTGCCCACATGGGCTCGGGCCCGGCGCCGCACCACAGCCGGGTCGGTGCTGAGTACCACCGCCTGTTCCGGCGCGACCAACGGTCCGGGGCCGAGGGTCTGTCTGGCCAGCTCGGTGTGCTCGGGCGGCACCAGGTAGGGGTGGGTCCCCTCGGCGTGGCTGGCTGCCAGGGCAAGCATCTTCGGCCCGAGCGCCGACAACACTCTGGGCTGACGTGGCCCGACAGCGTCGATGCCCATGGCGGCCATGGCGGCGCGGGCTGCGTCCAGTCCGGCGAGGTAGTCGCGCATCGCGGTGAGGGGCTTGTCGAACGGCAGGCCGAGCAGGTCACGGACGACGGCGGCGTTGCTGGTGCCCAGGCCGAGTAGGAAGCGATCCGGGTGGGCGTCCGCCAGTCTGGCGGTGAGGGAGTTGACCGCCCATGGTTGTCGCAGCGCGATGATGGCGATCCCGGTGGCGAGGGTGAGCCTGCTCGTGGCGCGGAGCATGGCGTCGGCGTCCAGGAAGGGGTCGCGGGTCATTCCCTCGCCTAACCAGACCGCGCCGTAACCCAGCTCTTCCACCTCTGCTGCGAGTTCGGCGTTGCGACCGGGCGACTGCCAGGGTGCACCGCCGGTCCAGACGCCGACTCGGCCCAGGTCGGGAAGGCGGCGCACTTCGGGTTCGGCCATCGTTGTTCTCCTCGTCGCCGACGGGCTTCCTGACCTGCTCCGCGATGTCGCCACCCGGCGTCGGGGACGATGTCGGTGCAGGCATCCCGGTGGAGCGGCCGCCGGGACCGGAAGAAACGGAGTGTGTCTCCGCTATGAACGAGCATATACGGAGACTCCCTCCGGTAAGTACGGGAGTCCGATGACCACCGATGGCATTCCGTCGACCCCAGGTGCTTCCCGGCCCCTGCGTGCCGACGCTCGACGCAACAGAGAACAGCTGATCCAGGTCGCCCGCGCGCTCTTCAGCGAACAGGGCATCGGCGCCCCGCTCGACACGGTGGCCACGCGGGCCGGGGTCGGGCCGGGCACCCTCTACCGCCACTTCCCCACCCGACAGGCGCTGCTCGACGCGGTGTTCCGCGACCGGATCGAGACGCTGTCCAGGCAGGCCCGTGAGCTGCTCGACGCGCCGTCCCCCGGCGCGGCCCTCCGTGAGTGGTTGCGCATGGCGTTGGCCGATGCAGGTGCCATCCACAGCCTCACCAACTCGGCGTCGATCACGTTCCAGGACGAGGAGTCCGGCCACGAGATGTCCTGCAACGAACTGCTGCACCGGGCGGCGGGCTCGCTGCTCGCACGGGCCCAGCAGGCAGGCGAGATCCGCGCCGACCTGACGACACCGGAGCTGATCAACCTGGTCGCCGGAATCCTGGCCGTGACCGAGGACCACACCGGCGACCGGACCAAGCGAAGCCAGGCCGTGATGGACCGGATGTTGACGCTCATGATGGAGGGAGTCGAACCGAGGACCTCGTCCGACTGAGCGGGGCGACGAGCCCGAGGCACGGCCGGATCGACATCGGCTTCGACACACCGGCCACCGCGCCGACGAGCCTGGTCAGCTGGGCTGTCAGACTCAATGACCGTGTCGAGACCCGAACGTCGCTACGTGATCTCCTTCGGCTGCCCGGACCGCACCGGCATCGTCGCCACGATCGCCGGTTTCCTCGCGGAGCTGGGCGGTTGGATCGTCGAGGCCTCGTACCACACCGATCCGGACACCAACTGGTTCTTCACCAGGCAGGAGGTCCGCGCCGACTCGCTGTCGCTGACCGTCGAGGAACTGCGGGAACGCTTCGCTCCGGTCGCGGCGGAGTTGGGCGAGCGGACCGAGTGGCGGATCAGCGACACCGG
This Actinoalloteichus hymeniacidonis DNA region includes the following protein-coding sequences:
- a CDS encoding TetR/AcrR family transcriptional regulator yields the protein MTTDGIPSTPGASRPLRADARRNREQLIQVARALFSEQGIGAPLDTVATRAGVGPGTLYRHFPTRQALLDAVFRDRIETLSRQARELLDAPSPGAALREWLRMALADAGAIHSLTNSASITFQDEESGHEMSCNELLHRAAGSLLARAQQAGEIRADLTTPELINLVAGILAVTEDHTGDRTKRSQAVMDRMLTLMMEGVEPRTSSD
- a CDS encoding DUF2505 domain-containing protein — protein: MARPIQFSVRSDDVKPEKLYRLLVDEEYLTGRLRRLGGADAQLVSRTADDETATVVLRHGISEGDLPSAVRALAPNGIIIDRTETWTRVGDQRYEGVVIAQMQGAKVRIEGRMLIEEHGIGAQMLGTGTVTAKIPLMGGMVEGLVAEQVGKLLDAESRFTLDVIAGRPTD
- a CDS encoding TIGR03620 family F420-dependent LLM class oxidoreductase; this translates as MAEPEVRRLPDLGRVGVWTGGAPWQSPGRNAELAAEVEELGYGAVWLGEGMTRDPFLDADAMLRATSRLTLATGIAIIALRQPWAVNSLTARLADAHPDRFLLGLGTSNAAVVRDLLGLPFDKPLTAMRDYLAGLDAARAAMAAMGIDAVGPRQPRVLSALGPKMLALAASHAEGTHPYLVPPEHTELARQTLGPGPLVAPEQAVVLSTDPAVVRRRARAHVGSYLARSAYPTNWLRLGFTEEDLADGGSDRLVDAVVVGGDAETIRRRVQAHLDAGADHVCIQALGDDPMAIDVDQWRELAPALLS
- a CDS encoding class I SAM-dependent methyltransferase, giving the protein MAKRAPRLAAGRARTLGLPTRGTTNPNRLRRVDRWMTGTPAVLRALRAPADPLLIDLGYGSSPVTTLEMARRLGTEVDDLRVLGLEIDQERVAAAQPMAEPPTLEFARGGFELAGRRPNVVRAFNVLRQYSESDAAAAWQTLLDRLAPGGLLIEGTCDEIGRRCCWVLLTEAGPSTFTLACRPADIETPADLAERLPKSLIHRNVPGERVHALFVDLDACWANAAPISPFGPRARWVETVRLLVERGWPVLDNRRRWRLGEVTLDWSCVAPAS